The DNA region ACTTCCTGCTGCGGCCGGGCAGTACTCCGCAGCGTGAACAGGCTCTCCGGCAGGGCGAGTTGATCACAGCGGTCGAGATCCAGGCGCTTCCGCGCCCTCTGAAGTCCGGCTATCTGAAGGTGCGCGACCGGCAGTCGTACGAGTTCGCGCTCACGTCGGCCGCCGTCGCACTGCACGTGCGCGGTGGCGTGATCCAGGAGGCGAAGGTAGCTGCCGGGGGAGTGGGCACGGTGCCGTGGAAGCTGCCCGCAGTCGAGTTGCATCTCGTGGGTGAGCGTCCCTCGGAGTCGTTGTGGGCGGCCGCCGCGCAGCAAGCGGCCGTCGGGGCCAGCCCCCTTGCGCACAACGGCTTCAAGGTCGAGCTGCTCAAACGCACTGTCGAACGCGAGTTGCGCATCGTAGGAGGCACCAAATGAGCCCGCAGCCGCAGGCAGCCGTCGGTGCGGCAGAGCCCCGGGTCGACGCACGGCTGAGGGTGACCGGGAAGGCGAAGTACGCCGCCGACAACAGCCCCGACGGGGTCGTGCACGCGGTTCTCGTCGAGAGCAGTGTCGGCCGGGGCCGTGTCACCGGCATCGATGCCCGCGCCGCCGAAGCCGAGACCGGCGTCCTGAAGGTGATCAGTCACCTCAACGCGCCCAGGCTGCCGCCTGTCCAAGGGGGATTCCCACCGGGCCAGCGGCTGCGTCCCTTCCAGGACGACCGGGTCCGGTTCTTCGGACAGCCCGTCGCGGTCGTGGTGGCGACCACACTGGAGAGCGCACAGCACGCCGCGAGCCTGGTGCGGGTCTCCTACGATGCCGAGTCCGTCTCGACGGACATCAGCGTCGCCGAACCCGACGACGACCCGGAGACCTATGCGCGCGGCGACGCCGACGCAGCCCTGGAATCTGCCCCGGTCCGGCTGGACCTGACATACCGGATGGCCCGCAACCACCACAACCCGATGGAGCCGCACGCCACCGTCGCACGCTGGGACGGTGACCGGCTGACCGTCTGGGAGAAGACCCAGAACGTGGTGGGCGCCGTGCGCACCCTGGCCGGCGAGTTCGGCATTGCGCCCGGCAGCGTCCGCGTCATCTCGCCGTTCGTCGGCGGGGCCTTCGGCAGTGCCGCCCGTACCTACGTGCACGCCGTCACCGCGGCCCTGGCCGCCCGCGAAGTGAAACGCCCCGTGAAACTCGTGCTCACGCGCAGGCAGTTGTACTTCGGCGTGGGATTCCGGCCCGCATACGAGTACGAACTGAGCCTCGGCGGCAACCGGCAGGGCCGCCTGACCGCGTCGGCGCACGACATCCGCACCGAGAGCTCCCGCTACGAACGGCACAGCGAACACGTCCTGGAACCGGGCCGGATGCTCTACAGCACGCCCAACGTCCGTCAGGCCTACCGTCACGTCCCGCTGGACGTGAGCACGCCGTGGTTCATGCGCGGCCCCGGCTACGCCAGCGGCGCCTTCCCCGTCGAGTCGGCGATGGACGAGCTCGCTCACGAACTGGGCCTGGACCCGATCGAGCTGCGGCTGCGCAACGAACCCGCCGACGACGAGTCCACCAGTCTGCCCTTCTCCACCCGTCGCCTGCGCGAGTGCTACCGCGCGGGCGCCCGCGAGTTCGGCTGGCACCGGCGCAACCCCGAGCCCCGCTCGGTGCGCGACGGCGACTGGCTTATCGGTATGGGGATGGCCGCCGGCGTCTACGACACCCAGCGCAGCGCGGCCCAGGCCTCGGTCCGGCTCGACGCCGACGGCACCGCCCTGGTGCAGTCCGCGACCAGCGACATGGGTCCCGGCACGGCCACGTCCATGAGTCAGGTGGCCGCCGACGCCCTCGGCCTGACCATGCGTCAGGTGACCTTCCTGCTCGGCGACTCCCTCATGCCCCCGGCCCCCGTCCACGCCGGGTCGCAGACCATGGCCAGTGTCGGATCCGCTGTCCAGGACGGCTGCGACAAGCTGCGCAAGCAGGCGATCACGCTCGCGGTCGACGACGAGGACTCCCCGCTGTACGGAGCCGACGCCGCCGACATCGTCGTACGAGGCGGCCGGCTGTATGTGAAGGACGAGCCCACCCGCGGGGAGACGTACCGGCGGCTGTTGGCCCGCAACAACCGCACCCACCTCGAAGCGATGGGCTCGTACGCCGGGGCGCCGGAATCGGAGAAGTTCTCCTTCTACGCCTACGCCGCGACGTTCGCCGAAGTCGCAGTCGACGCCCGCCTCGGCCTGGTACGGGTACGGCGCATGGTCGGCGTGTACGACGCCGCCCGGATCATCAACCCGAGGCTCGCCGACAGTCAGGCCATCGGGGCCATGACCGGCGGTATCGGTCATGCCCTTCTGGAGCACACGGTCACCGACCACCGCGACGGCAGGATCGTCAACGCCAACCTCGCCGACTACCTCGTGCCGACACACGCCGACATGCCTGAAATGAAGGCGATCTTCGTCGAGGGGGAGGACTACGAAGCCGACCCGATCGGCGTCAAGGGACTCGGCGAGATCGTCATCGTCGGGGTGGCGCCCGCCATCGCCAACGCGGTCTTCAACGCCAGCGGCCGCCGCATCCGCGAACTGCCCATCACCGCCGAAGCACTGCTCTGAGCCCCCGGGTGGCCGGTGCACTCACCCGGCCACCCGGGCTCCCAAGCGTCCGGCGGCCTGCGACGCCGCACCGTCGGACACCGGGGCCGCCGCCGTGTCCTCCTCCCCCGAGGCGCGGCGGCGGTCTACGGGCTGTGCCGAACACACTGATGCTCCCCGCGGGCTACGTCGGCCTGGCGATGGTGCCGTAACCCCCGCACGCTGTCAGGCAGCGCAGCCGACGGGTACCCGGCGCACCGAATGGTGTGCGGTCGGTCATGCGCCGGGGTGGGCGTAGCCGTTCTGGTAGGCGATCACGACGAGTTGGGCGCGGTCGCGGACGCCGAGCTTGGTCATGATGCGGTTCACGTGGGTCTTGGCGGTCGAGGGCGAGATGTGGAGCTGTTCGGCGATGGTGTCGTTGGAGAGTCCGGCGGCCACGAAATGGAGCACTTGGCGCTCGCGGTCGGTCAGCGCCGTCAGCTCCGGGGTCGGAGTGCTCGTCCTGTCGGGTGAGGCGAGGTAGTGGGCGATGAGTGTCCTGGTCGCCCTGGGTGACAGCAGCGCCTCTCCGCGGGCGACCAGCCGGATGGCGTCGAGGAGGTAGGAGAGTTCCACGCCTTTGCCGAGGAACCCGCTGGCCCCGGCGCGCAGCGCGTGGAAGACGTGCTCGTCGGCTTCGAAGGTCGTCAGGATCAGCACCCGGACGCCCGCGAGGTCTTCGTCCGCGGAGATGGCTCGGGTGGCTGCGAGGCCGTCCATGTCCGGCATCCGGATGTCCATCAGCACGACGTCGGCACGGGTACTTCGGGCCAGGGCGACCGCCTCTTCGCCCGTCGCCGCCTCTCCGACGACCTCCAGGTCCGGCTCCGACTCGATGAGCATGCGGAAGCTGGTGCGTACGAGGGCCTGGTCGTCGGCGAGCAGAACGCGGACGGTCATCCCTGCCTCCTCCCGTTGGCGGCGGTCGTCGGCAGGGCCGTGCCCGGCCAGTCCGACGTGCGAGTGTCGGTCGGCGGTCCGGCCGCGGGCAGCGGTAGATCCACAGCGAGACGGAAACGGCCATCGGCGTCCGCACCGGCATGGAGGCTGCCGCCGACCGCGTGGGCGCGCTCGCGCATGCCCGTCAGCCCGTGCCCGGTGCCCGTGGAGGCCGACGCCGGGTACGGGCCGACGTCCAGGGGGTTGGTGATCCGGATGTGCAGTTCGTCGTGCCCGTAGTCGACGAGCAGTTCCGCCTCGGCGGCGGTCGCGCCGTGCTTGTGTGCGTTGGTCAGCCCTTCCTGGATGACGCGGTAGGCGGCCAGGTCGATCGCGGTCGGCAGCGGGCGCGGAGGGCCGGAATTTCGGTGGCGGACGCTCAGCCCGGCGGCGGTCAGCGATTCGAGGAGCCCTCCGAGGCGGGACAGGCCGGGCACAGGCTCGGTCGGTTGTGTCTCGTCCGTCTTCTCGTCATCGGACTGGCGCAGTACGTGC from Streptomyces sp. NBC_00258 includes:
- a CDS encoding xanthine dehydrogenase family protein molybdopterin-binding subunit, which produces MSPQPQAAVGAAEPRVDARLRVTGKAKYAADNSPDGVVHAVLVESSVGRGRVTGIDARAAEAETGVLKVISHLNAPRLPPVQGGFPPGQRLRPFQDDRVRFFGQPVAVVVATTLESAQHAASLVRVSYDAESVSTDISVAEPDDDPETYARGDADAALESAPVRLDLTYRMARNHHNPMEPHATVARWDGDRLTVWEKTQNVVGAVRTLAGEFGIAPGSVRVISPFVGGAFGSAARTYVHAVTAALAAREVKRPVKLVLTRRQLYFGVGFRPAYEYELSLGGNRQGRLTASAHDIRTESSRYERHSEHVLEPGRMLYSTPNVRQAYRHVPLDVSTPWFMRGPGYASGAFPVESAMDELAHELGLDPIELRLRNEPADDESTSLPFSTRRLRECYRAGAREFGWHRRNPEPRSVRDGDWLIGMGMAAGVYDTQRSAAQASVRLDADGTALVQSATSDMGPGTATSMSQVAADALGLTMRQVTFLLGDSLMPPAPVHAGSQTMASVGSAVQDGCDKLRKQAITLAVDDEDSPLYGADAADIVVRGGRLYVKDEPTRGETYRRLLARNNRTHLEAMGSYAGAPESEKFSFYAYAATFAEVAVDARLGLVRVRRMVGVYDAARIINPRLADSQAIGAMTGGIGHALLEHTVTDHRDGRIVNANLADYLVPTHADMPEMKAIFVEGEDYEADPIGVKGLGEIVIVGVAPAIANAVFNASGRRIRELPITAEALL
- a CDS encoding response regulator, translating into MTVRVLLADDQALVRTSFRMLIESEPDLEVVGEAATGEEAVALARSTRADVVLMDIRMPDMDGLAATRAISADEDLAGVRVLILTTFEADEHVFHALRAGASGFLGKGVELSYLLDAIRLVARGEALLSPRATRTLIAHYLASPDRTSTPTPELTALTDRERQVLHFVAAGLSNDTIAEQLHISPSTAKTHVNRIMTKLGVRDRAQLVVIAYQNGYAHPGA